One genomic window of Comamonas serinivorans includes the following:
- a CDS encoding DUF192 domain-containing protein: protein MTQTVTAPDSHHALTQGAFQPARNRRALASLCLGLACLWPLGAQAQGALPPPQMDLPRAHLSSGMYRIEVQIAATDRQRQVGLMNRASMPDNEGMLFVFDQPSVQCFWMRNTLLPLTAAFIDDAGTVVNLKDMKPQTDDNHCSAKPVRYVLEMNQGWFDKRHVKPGSTIKGLPGR from the coding sequence GTGACCCAGACCGTGACCGCACCCGATTCACACCACGCCCTCACCCAGGGCGCTTTCCAGCCTGCCCGCAACCGCCGTGCCCTGGCGTCGCTGTGCCTGGGCCTGGCCTGCCTGTGGCCCCTGGGGGCGCAGGCACAGGGCGCCTTGCCACCACCGCAGATGGACTTGCCGCGCGCGCACCTGAGCTCGGGCATGTACCGCATTGAGGTGCAGATCGCGGCCACCGACCGCCAGCGCCAGGTCGGCCTCATGAACCGCGCCTCCATGCCCGACAACGAAGGCATGCTGTTCGTGTTCGACCAGCCCAGCGTGCAGTGCTTCTGGATGCGCAACACGCTGCTGCCCTTGACGGCCGCCTTCATCGACGACGCGGGCACAGTCGTCAACCTGAAGGACATGAAGCCGCAGACCGACGACAACCACTGCTCGGCCAAGCCAGTGCGTTACGTGCTCGAGATGAACCAAGGCTGGTTCGACAAGCGCCACGTGAAGCCCGGCAGCACGATCAAAGGGCTTCCAGGTCGATGA
- a CDS encoding gamma-glutamyltransferase family protein: MTLTRSFVLTPLALALALAACGGGGDDDQPGSGLIVDNNANSCQVASNGGSVVVGSGDPGDPAAPEEASGYRLGYKAKYSNKYMVVANTPLATKAGCDVLKAGGTAADAAVAVQVVLGLVEPQSSTLAGSAFMLHYDAATKKVTAYDGRETAPKAATGYYLVRQDQADPASPGPVPSARRSGRSIGVPGVMRMLEMAQSEHGKLKWNQLFDEGIRLASDGFVIPARLGSAIASNAASLALDGNAMATYFHPDGTPRKSGESMTNVPYAATLRALADQGANALHTGPIAAAIVAKAAQSVGDDAAKTPITPSLMTLADLADYQPKKREPVCVTYRNSYHICSMSPPSSGGIAITQALGILENFDLSGLAPTNPSNEGGVPSVMGVHLVTEASRLAYADRDKYVADTDFVPLPGNGVSSLLNKDYLKSRALLINPDQSMGRAEAGNFGVARGIDKTEEHGTTHFSIVDAYGNVVSMTTTVEASMGSFHMTGGFLLTNQLTDFSAQPEDATGLIANRVEPGKRPRSTMAPTLVFRGTQPGDFVMATGSPGGGAIIQYVLKTVVGALDWKMDAQQATSMVDFGATNSPTTNVDGSNTTLDLTALVDGLKAKGHTVSTSAQSSGISTIMRVTKDGKTQLEGGVDPRREGIILGDGAL, translated from the coding sequence ATGACCCTCACACGTTCTTTCGTGCTCACGCCGCTGGCGTTGGCGCTCGCGCTGGCCGCCTGCGGCGGCGGAGGCGACGACGACCAGCCAGGCAGTGGCCTGATCGTCGATAACAACGCCAACAGCTGCCAGGTGGCCTCGAATGGCGGCTCGGTGGTCGTGGGTTCGGGTGATCCGGGCGACCCCGCCGCGCCCGAGGAGGCCTCGGGCTATCGCCTGGGCTACAAAGCCAAGTATTCGAACAAGTACATGGTGGTCGCCAACACGCCGCTGGCCACCAAGGCCGGATGCGATGTGCTCAAGGCCGGCGGCACGGCCGCAGACGCGGCCGTGGCGGTGCAGGTGGTGCTGGGCCTGGTCGAACCGCAATCGAGCACGCTGGCCGGCAGCGCCTTCATGCTGCATTACGACGCCGCCACCAAAAAGGTCACCGCCTACGACGGCCGCGAGACCGCCCCCAAGGCGGCCACCGGCTACTACCTGGTCCGGCAGGACCAGGCCGACCCCGCCTCGCCCGGCCCAGTGCCCAGCGCCCGCCGCAGCGGCCGCTCCATCGGCGTGCCCGGCGTGATGCGCATGCTGGAGATGGCGCAGAGTGAACACGGCAAGCTGAAATGGAACCAGCTGTTCGACGAGGGCATCCGCCTGGCGTCCGACGGCTTCGTGATTCCGGCCCGCCTGGGCAGCGCCATTGCCAGCAACGCCGCCAGCCTGGCGCTGGATGGCAACGCCATGGCCACCTACTTCCACCCCGATGGCACGCCGCGCAAGAGCGGCGAGAGCATGACCAACGTGCCCTACGCGGCCACGCTGCGCGCCCTGGCCGATCAAGGTGCCAACGCGCTGCACACCGGCCCCATCGCGGCGGCCATCGTGGCCAAGGCCGCGCAGTCGGTGGGCGACGACGCGGCCAAAACGCCCATCACGCCCAGCCTGATGACGCTGGCCGACCTGGCCGACTACCAGCCCAAGAAGCGCGAGCCGGTCTGCGTGACCTACCGCAACAGCTACCACATCTGCTCCATGTCGCCGCCGTCGTCGGGCGGCATCGCCATCACGCAGGCGCTGGGCATCCTCGAGAACTTCGACCTGTCGGGCCTGGCGCCCACCAACCCCAGCAACGAGGGTGGCGTGCCCAGCGTGATGGGCGTGCACCTGGTGACCGAGGCCTCGCGCCTGGCCTATGCCGACCGCGACAAGTACGTGGCCGACACGGATTTCGTGCCGCTGCCCGGCAACGGCGTGTCCTCCCTGCTGAACAAGGACTACCTCAAGTCGCGCGCCCTGCTCATCAACCCCGACCAAAGCATGGGCCGGGCCGAAGCCGGCAACTTCGGCGTGGCACGCGGCATCGACAAGACCGAGGAACACGGCACGACGCACTTCTCCATCGTCGACGCCTACGGCAACGTCGTGTCCATGACCACCACGGTGGAGGCCAGCATGGGCTCGTTCCACATGACGGGCGGCTTCCTGCTGACCAACCAGCTGACCGACTTCTCGGCCCAGCCGGAAGACGCCACCGGCCTGATCGCCAACCGGGTGGAGCCCGGCAAGCGTCCCCGCAGCACCATGGCCCCCACGCTGGTGTTCCGCGGCACGCAGCCGGGTGACTTCGTCATGGCCACGGGCTCGCCCGGTGGCGGCGCCATCATCCAGTACGTGCTGAAGACCGTGGTGGGCGCGCTGGACTGGAAGATGGACGCCCAGCAGGCGACCTCGATGGTGGACTTTGGCGCCACCAACAGCCCCACGACCAACGTCGACGGCTCGAACACGACGCTGGACCTCACGGCCCTCGTCGATGGGCTCAAGGCCAAGGGCCACACCGTGTCGACCTCGGCGCAATCGAGCGGCATCTCGACCATCATGCGCGTGACCAAGGACGGCAAAACCCAGCTGGAAGGTGGCGTGGATCCGCGCCGCGAAGGCATCATCCTGGGCGACGGCGCCCTGTGA
- a CDS encoding polyhydroxyalkanoate depolymerase produces MLYQIYETQRSLMEPFSELAKATSKALANPVNPFSTLPAMQRSSAAYALVHRLLKDYEKPAFGINTLEIGGTEIAIHERVMVDKPFCELRRFKRFSDDPKTLESLKGQPAVLIVAPLSGHYATLLRETVRAMLEGHKVYITDWKNACMVPLSEGEFHLDDYVNYVQEFIRYVQEQHGNCHVMSVCQPTVPVLAAISLMSSRGETTPWSMTMMGGPIDARKSPTAVNDLATTKSHDWFSNNVIYRVPSSYPGAGRRVYPGFLQHAGFVAMNPDRHASSHYDYFKDLLKGDQSSAETHQKFYDEYNAVLDMDADYYLETIKTVFQDFSLVKGTWNVKSVEGAPELVRPQDIRSTALLTVEGELDDISGSGQTRAAHDLCSSIPAADKTHLEVQGAGHYGIFSGRRWREVVYPQVKAFILKYETQGRKAAATSPAATPATAKS; encoded by the coding sequence ATGCTGTATCAGATCTATGAAACCCAGCGTTCGCTGATGGAACCGTTCTCCGAGCTGGCCAAAGCCACGTCCAAGGCCCTGGCCAACCCGGTCAATCCTTTCTCCACCCTGCCGGCCATGCAGCGCTCCAGCGCCGCCTATGCGCTGGTGCACCGCCTGCTCAAGGACTACGAAAAGCCCGCGTTCGGCATCAACACCCTTGAGATCGGCGGCACCGAGATCGCCATCCACGAGCGCGTGATGGTCGACAAGCCCTTCTGCGAGCTGCGCCGCTTCAAGCGCTTCTCCGACGACCCCAAGACGCTGGAATCCCTCAAGGGTCAGCCGGCTGTGCTCATCGTCGCCCCGCTGTCGGGTCACTACGCCACGCTGCTGCGTGAAACCGTGCGCGCCATGCTCGAAGGCCACAAGGTCTACATCACCGACTGGAAGAACGCCTGCATGGTGCCCCTGTCCGAGGGTGAGTTCCACCTGGACGACTACGTGAACTACGTGCAGGAGTTCATCCGCTACGTGCAGGAACAGCACGGCAACTGCCACGTGATGAGCGTGTGCCAACCCACGGTGCCCGTGCTGGCGGCCATTTCGTTGATGAGCTCGCGCGGCGAAACCACGCCCTGGTCCATGACCATGATGGGCGGCCCCATCGACGCCCGCAAATCGCCCACGGCCGTCAACGACCTGGCGACCACCAAGAGCCATGACTGGTTCAGCAACAACGTGATCTACCGCGTGCCGTCCAGCTACCCGGGTGCAGGCCGCCGCGTCTACCCCGGCTTTCTGCAGCACGCCGGCTTCGTGGCCATGAACCCCGACCGTCACGCCAGCAGCCACTACGACTACTTCAAGGACCTGCTCAAGGGCGATCAGTCGAGCGCCGAAACGCACCAGAAGTTCTACGACGAGTACAACGCCGTGCTCGACATGGACGCGGACTATTACCTGGAAACCATCAAGACCGTGTTCCAGGACTTCTCGCTGGTCAAGGGCACCTGGAACGTCAAGTCCGTTGAGGGCGCCCCGGAGCTCGTGCGTCCGCAAGACATCCGCAGCACCGCGCTGCTGACCGTCGAAGGCGAGCTGGACGACATTTCGGGCTCGGGCCAGACCCGCGCCGCACACGACCTGTGCAGCAGCATCCCCGCTGCGGACAAAACCCACCTCGAAGTGCAAGGCGCTGGCCACTACGGCATCTTCAGCGGCCGCCGCTGGCGCGAAGTGGTCTACCCGCAAGTCAAGGCCTTCATCCTGAAGTACGAAACCCAGGGCCGCAAAGCCGCCGCCACCAGCCCGGCAGCGACACCGGCCACGGCCAAGTCCTGA
- a CDS encoding polyphenol oxidase family protein, producing the protein MSTNPLESGRFAQQPHFQVLRPEWPAPSNVQAAFTERGTLDEKGGDDGAAVAAGLSHFNLGAHVGDDPGRVARHRAAVDARWGVQAVYLNQVHGRVVQPLADGDAQGATADASWTTAPGVACAIMVADCLPVLMTNRQGDWVGAAHAGWRGLAGEGARAQPQPDADGHRAGFSNAELPPGSPAGDGLAALPGGVLEALVQAYLQVPAAQPGQVRATADLVAWLGPCIGPTAFEVGPEVRAAFLAQAGAWRTQTGAQFTPQPGGKFLANLPGLARLWLAATGVTAVHGNDGTAAWCTVGQPERFFSYRRDQQALGASGRMCAYIWLQAR; encoded by the coding sequence ATGAGTACAAATCCTCTAGAAAGTGGTCGTTTTGCACAACAGCCCCATTTCCAGGTCTTGCGGCCCGAGTGGCCGGCGCCCAGCAACGTGCAGGCCGCCTTCACCGAGCGGGGCACGCTGGACGAAAAAGGGGGCGATGACGGCGCTGCCGTCGCTGCGGGTTTGAGCCACTTCAACCTCGGTGCGCACGTCGGCGATGACCCGGGGCGGGTGGCCCGCCATCGGGCGGCCGTGGATGCGCGCTGGGGTGTTCAGGCGGTGTACCTCAACCAGGTGCACGGCAGGGTGGTGCAGCCGCTGGCCGATGGCGACGCGCAGGGCGCGACGGCGGATGCAAGCTGGACCACCGCCCCAGGCGTGGCCTGCGCCATCATGGTGGCGGATTGCCTGCCGGTGTTGATGACCAACCGCCAGGGCGACTGGGTGGGCGCCGCCCATGCGGGCTGGCGCGGCCTGGCGGGCGAGGGCGCCCGTGCCCAACCGCAGCCGGACGCAGACGGCCACCGAGCCGGATTTTCAAATGCAGAACTGCCTCCGGGGTCGCCCGCAGGAGATGGGCTTGCAGCCTTGCCCGGCGGCGTGTTGGAGGCGCTGGTGCAGGCCTACCTGCAGGTGCCGGCGGCGCAGCCGGGACAGGTGCGTGCAACGGCCGATCTCGTTGCCTGGCTGGGCCCCTGCATCGGCCCGACGGCGTTTGAGGTCGGGCCCGAGGTGCGGGCGGCCTTTCTGGCTCAGGCGGGCGCGTGGCGCACGCAGACCGGGGCGCAGTTCACCCCGCAGCCCGGCGGCAAGTTCCTGGCCAACCTGCCTGGCTTGGCGCGCCTTTGGCTGGCCGCCACAGGGGTCACTGCGGTGCATGGCAACGACGGCACCGCCGCCTGGTGCACGGTGGGGCAGCCCGAGCGGTTTTTCTCCTACCGCCGCGATCAGCAGGCGCTTGGCGCCAGCGGCCGCATGTGTGCCTACATCTGGCTGCAGGCTCGCTGA
- a CDS encoding RnfABCDGE type electron transport complex subunit B, protein MDTSALSLFEQLHRALPQTQCQRCGYADCAAYAQAMANEEAPINRCPPGGAEGVARLARLTGQPEQPLDAECGQEGPRTVAWIDEDWCIGCTLCLQVCPTDAIVGANKAMHTVIEDECTGCELCIPVCPVDCIRLDNVTGSRTGWQAWSPAQADHALARYGQHQARKTRHAQHQAATRVAKARHHLDHLDSTTQPAPAGELDKRKALIAAALAKARAQRQA, encoded by the coding sequence ATGGACACCTCTGCCTTGAGCCTGTTTGAGCAACTTCACCGCGCCCTGCCGCAAACGCAGTGCCAGCGCTGCGGCTATGCGGATTGCGCGGCCTATGCACAGGCGATGGCGAACGAGGAGGCCCCGATCAACCGCTGCCCGCCCGGCGGCGCCGAAGGCGTGGCCAGGCTGGCGCGGCTCACGGGACAGCCTGAACAGCCACTCGATGCCGAATGCGGGCAAGAAGGCCCGCGCACCGTGGCCTGGATCGACGAAGACTGGTGCATCGGGTGCACGCTGTGCCTGCAGGTCTGCCCCACCGACGCCATCGTGGGTGCCAACAAGGCCATGCACACCGTGATCGAGGACGAATGCACGGGTTGCGAGCTGTGCATCCCCGTGTGCCCCGTCGACTGCATCCGGCTCGACAACGTGACGGGATCACGCACCGGCTGGCAGGCCTGGAGCCCGGCTCAGGCCGACCATGCCCTGGCCCGCTACGGCCAGCACCAGGCGCGCAAAACCAGGCACGCCCAGCACCAGGCCGCCACGCGCGTAGCCAAGGCCCGCCACCACCTGGATCACCTCGACAGCACGACCCAACCCGCCCCAGCGGGCGAGCTGGACAAGCGCAAGGCCTTGATCGCGGCGGCCCTGGCGAAGGCGCGTGCCCAACGCCAGGCGTGA